The nucleotide sequence CGGGCTCCCCCGGCCCCGAAGCCCGGGATCGGGCCCGTCCCCAGCAGCAGACACAGCCGGGGGGCGAGCGGCTCCGGGGCCCGTCTGACACCCCCGCCCttctgccagcccctgccctcgACGGCGAGCGGCCCGGCGGGTCTGTGCGGCGCTGACCGGCACCCTTGTCCCCCAGCGGGCCGGGCCGCCAGCTACGGAGGATCCCGCGGCGGCGGAACTGGGGGCCGAGTCCCTTGGCTGTGAGCACCCCCCGGACCCTCCGCAGGTCACGGGGCCCAGCCCGGGGtggagggggcggagaaggggttgggaagggtcGGCAGCGTCCGCCAGCAGGACAGGgccgggccccgccccgccccgcccccccccaggggcccccACCCGGTCCAGCGCTCTTTGGCTGCCGGGGATCCTGTCCCGCCCCCCTCATTTTCCACGCCAGCCCTGCGCCGGcactggggagagctgggggggtccCTCCAGGCCTCAACACCAGGGCTTCCCCGTGCCCGCCCCGCCggggctccccctgcccacccagccatgcgccccaggacccccccctgCAGCTGATGGGTCTGGTGATGTGCAGGGGCTATGGTGCCTGCTGGGGATTGCGAGGGCAGGTGCTGTGAGCACcaccccggactcctgggttctgtgcccagccAGGGGAAGGTCAGTCTGTCCATCTGCTCTCAGCGCACCCCCGGGAGCCTCTGGCCCTTAGCGGGACCCAGAGCAGCCGGTTCCTCCCCGGGGTGTGATCGCTCCAGCGGGCCATCCCGGCGCCTGTCCCTGAAGGACCTCCCCTGGCGGGCGGCAGAAGCTGGCGGCCCCGGTTCCCAAAGCCAGACCTGCCAGGCTGTGGCCCTGAGCCGTGGGTAGCAAGGGGGTGGAGGTGCCAGGCTGCCCAGTGGGTCCGCAGcattcccccagccctgggggcacTGTCGCCCTTGCCATGTGCAGCTGGCACAGTGATGCCATGGGCTGGTGGGGACACCCAGTGCCTGGGATCAGAGTCCGGAGCCTGGCTCCCGGGCAGCTCCGCCTGGTGCTTCGGCCCAGATGCCAGCAGGGGCCCAGCAAGGACGCAGCTCGGCCGCTATGTCCGGTGCCTGCCCTCTGGCCCCCTGCGCAGTGCTGGCTGCAGGAATGCTGGGTGGGCCGGCAGGCAGCGGGCCCAGCCATTCCTAGGCCAGCCGGAGGAGCTGATGTGCCCCAGCAGGAGACCGGCCCCCCAGCGCCCATCGCGCCCAGGGGCGTGGGCCTGAGTGAGAGGTGAGGGCAGTACCCAGGCCTGACCTCCTGCCTCCCCTTTGCCTGCAGCTGCCCTGTCCCCGTTTGCGGTGACGCGGCGCATCGGGCACCCCTACCAGAACCGCACCCCCCCCAAGAGGAAGAAGCCGCGCACGTCCTTCAGCCGAGTGCAGATCTGTGAGCTGGAGAAGCGCTTCCACCGGCAGAAGTACCTGGCCTCGGCCGAGCGGGCCACCTTGGCCAAGGCCCTCAAGATGACAGATGCCCAGGTGAAGACCTGGTTCCAGAACCGCCGCACCAAATGGAGGTAACCCAGGctgcagctcagggctgggccctgccacccccagccaggccagcccgGGCCCAGTGCGGGCTACCAACACCTCCAGCACAGCCTCCCTCGCAGCTAGGGGCAAAGGAGCCCCCGTGctggggagaggccagggctggattcctgggagctccccccacagccagcccctctgccccacccccacagcgccccctgctgggagaggccggggctggattcctgggagctccccccacagccagcccctctgccccacccccacagcgccccctgctgggagaggccggggctcggttcctgggagctccccccacagccagcccctctgccccacccccacagcgccccctgctgggagaggctggggctggattcctgggagctccccccacagccagcccctctgccccacccccacagcgccccctgctgggagaggctggggctgggttcctgggagctccccccagagccagcccctctgccccacccccacagtgccccctgctgggagaggccggggctcggttcctgggagctccccccagagccagcccctctgccccacccccacagcgccccctgctgggagaggctggggctggattcctgggagctccccccacagccagcccctcttccccacccccacagtgccccctgctgggagaggccggggctgggttcctgggagctcccccccacagccagcccctctgccccacccccacagtgccccctgctgggagaggctggggctggattcctgggagctcccccccacagccagcccctctgccccacccccacagcgccccctgctgggagaggccagggctgggttcctgggagctccccccagagccagggctcctgtTTTGTCAGGGCAGACTGGAGTTAGACACACgcactgtgctggggcaggatggggcagggggttgaggagCTGGCATGGGGCAGGGGCGTGTAGCTGAGGGGTCggcccggggcagggcggggaggggcaggggcgtgtagctgaggggctggcctggggcagggcggggaggggcaggggcgtgTAGCTGAGGGGCCGGCCCGAGGCGGGGCaggccggggaggggcaggggcgtgTAGCTGAGGGGCCGGCCCGGGGCaggccggggaggggcaggggcgtgtagctgaggggctggcctggggcaggggcgtgTAGCTGAGGGGTCagcccggggcagggcggggaggggcaggggcgtgTAGCTGAGGGGTcggcccggggcagggcaggggtgtgtagCTGAGGGGTcggccccggggcagggcgggggtgtgtAGCTGAGGGgccggcccggggcagggcgggggcgtgTAGCTGAGGGGTCGGCCCGGGGGCATGTAGCTGAGGGGCCGGCCCGGGGCaggccggggaggggcaggggtgtgtagCTGAGGGGTcggcccggggcagggcaggggcgtgtAGCTGAGGGGTcggccccggggcagggcgggggtgtgtAGCTGAGGGGCCGGCCCGGGGCaggccggggaggggcaggggcgtgTAGCTGAGGGgccggcccggggcagggcggggaggggcaggggcgtgTAGCTGAGGGGCCGGCCCGGGGCAGGCCGGGGGCGTGTAGCTGAGGGGTTggcccggggcagggcgggggtgtgtAGCTGAGGGGTcggccccggggcagggcgggggtgtgtAGCTGAGGGgccggcccggggcagggcgggggcgtgTAGCTGAGGGGTCGGCCCGGGGGCGTGTAGCTGAGGGGCCGGCCCGGGGCaggccggggaggggcaggggtgtgtagCTGAGGGGCCGGCCCGGGGCAGGCCGGGGGCGTGTAGCTGAGGGGTTGGCCCGGGGCAGGCCGGGGGCGTGTAGCTGAGGGGTTGgcccggggaggggcaggggcgtgTAGCTGAGGGGCCGGCCCGGGGCAGGCCGGGGGCGTGTAGCTGAGGGGTTggcccggggcagggcgggggcgtgTAGCTGAGGGGTcggcctggggaggggcaggggtgtgtagCTGAGGGgccggcccggggcagggcgggggtgtgtAGCTGAGGGGTcggcccggggcagggcaggggcgtgtAGCTGAGGGGTcggccccggggcagggcgggggtgtgtAGCTGAGGGGTcggccccggggcagggcaggggcgtgtAGCTGAGGGGTCggcccggggcagggcgggggtgtgtAGCTGAGGGGTCGGCCCCGGGGCGTGTAGCTGAGGGGTCAGCCCGGGGGTGTGTAGCTGAGGGGCCGGCCCGGGGCaggccggggaggggcaggggcgtgTAGCTGAGGGGCCGGCTCGGGGCaggccggggaggggcaggggtgtgtagCTGAGGGGCCGGCCCGGGGCaggccggggaggggcaggggtgtgtagCTGAGGGGTcggcccggggcagggcaggggcgtgtAGCTGAGGGGTcggccccggggcagggcgggggtgtgtAGCTGAGGGGCCGGCTCGGGGCaggccggggaggggcaggggtgtgtagCTGAGGGGCCGGCCCGGGGCaggccggggaggggcaggggtgtgtagCTGAGGGgccggcccggggcagggcgggggtgtgtAGCTGAAAGGTCGGCCCAGGGGCGTGTAGCTGAGGGGCCGGCCCGGGGCaggccggggaggggcagggcgggggtgtgtAGCTGAAAGGTCGGCCCAGGGGTGTGTAGCTGAGGGgccggcccggggcagggcgggggcttgTAGCTGAGGGGTCggcccggggcagggcgggggtgtgtgGCTGAGGGGTcggcccggggcagggcaggggcgtgtAGCTGAGGGgtcggccccagggcagggcaggggtgtgtagCTGAGgggccggccccagggcagggcaggggtgtgtagCTGAGGGgccggcccggggcagggcgggggcgtgTAGCTGAGGGGTCggcccggggcagggcgggggtgtgtAGCTGAGGGGTcggcccggggcagggcaggggcgtgtAGCTGAGGGGTCggcccggggcagggcgggggcgtgTAGCTGAGGGGCCGGCCCGGGGCAGgccggggaggggcagcaggggtgtGTAGCTGAGGGGCCGGCCCGGGGCaggccggggaggggcaggggtgtgtagCTGAGGGGTcagcccggggcagggcaggggcgtgtAGCTGAGGGGTCggcccggggcagggcgggggtgtgtAGCTGAGGGGAGGGGCCGGCCCGGGGCaggccggggaggggcaggggcgtgTAGCTGAGGGGccggcctggggcagggcaggggcgtgtAGCTGAGGGGCCGgcccggggcggggtggggcggggaggggggtcgcggggcaggccggggaggggggtcGCGGTGCAGGCGGTCACTCCAGACTCTCATGCGGCTCTGCCCACCCCGCAGGAGGCAGACGGCGGAGGAGCGCGAGGCCGAGCGCCAGCAGGCCAACCGGCTGATGTTGCACCTGCAGCAGGAGGCCTTCCAGAAGAGCCTGAGCCAGCCGCTGCCGCAGGACCCGCTCTGCATGCACAACTCCTCCCTCTGCGCCCTGCAGAACCTGCAGCCCTGGGCCGAGGACAAGAAGGTCACGTCCGTCTCAGGGGTGGCATCAGTGGTGTGAggcccccatgctgccccttggAGCAGGGGGAGAGACCTGTCTGCACATCCCCACGGAGGCTGCGGGGGTGGCTGGGGCTGAGGCCGGACCCTCCTTGCCTGCAGCAGATGCAGACCCCTGGGGCATGGGCTGCTGCCCCCAGGGACCATGATGCCAGTGCACTCCCTGCTGTGTGCCTACCCTGGCTGGGGTCTGCCCTGCCTCAGCACCCACGGGGGAGCAAGCAGCCCCAGACACACAGCCCACCCCCCGGCAGGCCAGTCCCGGCTGACTGACTCAAAGGCTCTGCCTACAGCTGACTTAGTGACCTATACTGCCAATAAAGGGTTAAAGTCTGTGGTTAATGGAGACCTAGATCCCATCCGCAAGGGCCCTCCCCATGGGAGCTGGGGCCCCTGTACCTGGCTGGGGCTCTCCAGGGCAGTACATGGCCCTTCCCCCCTCACTGCCGGGGGTACAGCCACCCTGACACCTCCAGGGCCTGCCCAGAACTGCCCCAGTATCAGCGAGGCCCAGCCCCCACTTTTCTGTTAGGACTGGAGGATCCCAGCCTTTGCAGCTCtgcctggctgtgctgctgagGCCCAGGGATGGAGGGGACAGCCCCCCATGGAGAGAAGTGGGAGGCGGCCTTGCCCTGGGGCCCACAGGGAGCTTGAGGGTGAATGGTGCCCTGGGGCCAGCTCATCACAGACTGAGCACGGAGCTGCGGGGTCAGCGTGGGGCAGCGCCATGTCCATCCAGCCGGGGGTCCTGTCTGCgggcagtggctggtgccagaggaTGAGGAGAGCAGCGGGGGCTTGGAGCAGAACCACATGGGATCTGACTTCCCCTGACTGtgagccagagcagagctttcagaGAACCGCCCACACTTGAGTTCGGCTTGGTCAgggacggagaatccaccacgaccccagGGAAACGGGTCCCGTGCTTATTTCCCTCTCTTAACAAATTCCACCTTCTTTCCAGGCTCAGTtagtctggcttcagcttccagcct is from Chelonia mydas isolate rCheMyd1 chromosome 4, rCheMyd1.pri.v2, whole genome shotgun sequence and encodes:
- the TLX2 gene encoding T-cell leukemia homeobox protein 2, producing MEPSGLEQEGPGQTHPHHEPISFGIDQILSSPEQGSCLGPARPAGELDYALYGSGCSGAYNPACSLGSYSLSRGMNVAPRAAPGGPAGGVIRVPAHRPLPPAPGAPAAPPQPGVPGLPSLTFPWMESSRRLAKDRLSAALSPFAVTRRIGHPYQNRTPPKRKKPRTSFSRVQICELEKRFHRQKYLASAERATLAKALKMTDAQVKTWFQNRRTKWRRQTAEEREAERQQANRLMLHLQQEAFQKSLSQPLPQDPLCMHNSSLCALQNLQPWAEDKKVTSVSGVASVV